A stretch of the Neodiprion lecontei isolate iyNeoLeco1 chromosome 4, iyNeoLeco1.1, whole genome shotgun sequence genome encodes the following:
- the LOC107222718 gene encoding ATP synthase subunit gamma, mitochondrial, translated as MLRQTLTLVPAHSQQLQQRGMATLKSISLRLKSVKNIQKITQSMKMVSAAKYNRAERDLKQARPLGEGTKAFYEKAEIAAPEGVPSKLVIAITSDRGLCGACHTGVARNIRDQLLANPADKENTKIICVGEKSRAVLARIFANNILFVASEVGRLPPTFTDASKLAAEILNSGYSFASGRIVYNKFKSVVSYGVADLPLYDKDSVATAPKLSIYDSLDDSVIQSYLEFSLASLLFYSMKEGACSEQSSRMTAMDNASKNAGEMIEKLTLTFNRTRQAVITRELIEIISGAAALD; from the coding sequence ATGCTTCGTCAGACGTTAACTTTAGTGCCTGCGCACTCGCAGCAGCTTCAACAGCGGGGTATGGCGACTTTAAAATCCATCTCACTGCGTCTGAAGTCAGTTAAAAACATCCAGAAGATTACTCAATCGATGAAGATGGTGTCCGCTGCTAAGTACAACCGTGCGGAGAGGGATTTGAAACAGGCCCGCCCCCTTGGAGAAGGCACCAAAGCTTTTTATGAAAAAGCTGAAATTGCAGCACCGGAAGGAGTACCGAGCAAACTCGTAATTGCAATTACCTCAGACCGAGGTCTCTGCGGAGCTTGCCACACAGGAGTTGCCCGCAACATTAGAGATCAGCTCCTTGCAAATCCTGCAGATAAAGAGAACACAAAAATCATATGCGTAGGTGAAAAATCACGAGCTGTCTTAGCCCGAATTTTTGccaataatatattgtttGTTGCCTCCGAAGTTGGTCGCCTGCCACCAACTTTTACTGATGCTTCCAAATTGGCTGCAGAGATTTTAAACAGTGGATACTCCTTTGCATCTGGACGCATTGTCTacaataaattcaaatctgTCGTTTCCTATGGAGTTGCAGATTTGCCTTTGTACGACAAAGATTCAGTTGCCACTGCTCCGAAATTGTCCATCTATGATTCACTAGATGATTCCGTCATTCAAAGCTATCTCGAGTTTTCTCTAGCTTCTCTGCTCTTCTACAGTATGAAAGAAGGTGCTTGCAGCGAGCAGTCGTCCAGGATGACTGCTATGGATAACGCAAGTAAGAATGCCGGTGAAATGATTGAGAAACTCACTCTGACCTTCAATCGTACTCGCCAAGCTGTCATCACCAGAGAActtattgaaattatttctggAGCTGCTGCGCTTGATTAA
- the LOC107222722 gene encoding alpha-soluble NSF attachment protein isoform X2, producing MDEFIDTGSSKVEEAVECYQRAANMFKMAKKWGAAGNAFCEAANLHGKAGSRHDAATNYVDAANCYKKSDPNEAVSCLLKAIEIYTDMGRFTMAAKHHQSIAEMYESESVDLDRAVNHYEQAADYFRGEESNSSANKCLLKVAQYAAQLENYDKAIQIYEQVASSSLESSLLKYSAKEYFFRAALCHLCVDVLNAQHAIERYQEQYPAFQDSREYKLIKTLIEHLEEQNLEGYTEAVKEYDSISRLDSWYTTILLRIKKQVNDNPDLR from the exons ATGGACGAATTTATTGATAC AGGATCGTCGAAGGTAGAAGAAGCAGTAGAATGCTATCAGCGTGCAGCAAATATGTTCAAAATGGCAAAAAAGTGGGGAGCCGCAGGAAATGCATTTTGTGAAGCAGCTAATCTTCACGGCAAAGCTGGTAGCAGACACGATGCTGCGACAAACTACGTAGATGCTGCCAACTGTTATAAAAAGTCGGATCCAAATG AGGCAGTTAGCTGTCTTCTAAAAGCAATAGAGATATATACGGACATGGGAAGGTTCACAATGGCTGCTAAGCACCATCAAAGTATAGCAGAGATGTATGAGAGTGAGTCTGTCGACCTTGATAGAGCAGTAAACCACTACGAGCAGGCAGCCGACTATTTCCGGGGTGAAGAAAGTAACTCTTCCGCAAATAAATGTTTGCTCAAGGTGGCACAATATGCCGCCCAACTTGAGAATTACGACAAAGCGATCCAGATTTATGAACAG GTCGCCTCTTCGTCCCTCGAAAGCTCGCTGTTGAAATATAGTGCGAAGGAGTACTTTTTTCGTGCTGCATTATGCCATCTCTGCGTCGATGTTTTGAATGCTCAACACGCGATCGAACGTTATCAAGAACAATATCCTGCTTTTCAGGATTCTAGAGAATACAAACTTATCAAG ACGCTAATCGAGCACCTAGAAGAACAAAATTTGGAAGGATACACAGAAGCAGTTAAGGAGTATGATTCCATATCACGGTTGGATTCCTGGTACACAACGATCTTATTGCGCATTAAGAAACAAGTCAACGACAACCCAGACCTACGCTGA
- the LOC107222716 gene encoding conserved oligomeric Golgi complex subunit 2: MPETSEDFMLPKAPKDLSFNENDFNANNFNVDAFLQEHRKKASLETMRDDLGVYLKVLRSAMIELINKDYADFVNLSSNLIGLDKAINNLQVPLGQLREEVMQVRQTLDDMINEVTSTLNERCLIRERKQSLQSLAHVHDSITKLSNILVKKNTANSKDKEQIKLDSDLLERAATEFNQLKFHISRCKTDLTEARIKTCNEIGQSLMSNLDKMFISSIKKKQPELLIRCLRIYVTLDKVSDTENLLRRKLIAPLIENVINEITLQSEPQGLRGIYQRLLSIFDEDLAQLLTITLYPDRMSVKGFNFIVNSFWPEVEERIELHLNLIFAPGNPELFHRRYLETLEFLTKLEEACCTPETLSELKGHALYHRFLGKWNLPVYFQIRFQEIAGTVEAVLCEDISPSMLKENTSAITSNEFTLHPTNVVWESLMKTWADGIFLPKLLQRFWKLSLQIISRYQTWCKVAVTQSWPDAAKSTTSNIIETAHPPRLQFLVFLYTDIEKLMKNMPSFLEVVCSKITSTNSTLKKIFEDCSAESEKNLQSTLPLITDEIMKELMSQSAIHLKQVSDIPRLFRRTNREVPTKPCTYVSHVIEPLTNFYMEYNSAIPGLVTKLLESTVSLVSEQYLLSVTDVLTSVQKTEESLRRLKKIRDKSTGISSSEGKGIGDDEKIRIQLEIDVQNFYQMIGNLGIIGTNVSNLKQLLQVVQEALTSRNETR, from the exons ATGCCTGAAACATCGGAGGATTTTATGCTACCAAAAGCACCCAAGGATTTATCCttcaatgaaaatgatttcaatgcg AATAACTTTAACGTCGATGCATTTCTACAAGAGCATCGGAAAAAGGCAAGCTTGGAGACAATGCGGGATGATTTGGGCGTATATTTAAAAGTTTTACGATCCGCAATGATTGAACTCATCAACAAGGATTACGCCGACTTTGTTAACTTGTCCAGCAACTTGATTGGACTAGACAAAGCTATAAACAATCTACAAGTTCCCTTAGGTCAATTGAGAGAAGAAGTAATG CAAGTACGGCAAACTCTAGATGACATGATAAATGAGGTGACAAGCACATTGAATGAGCGCTGTCTTATTAGAGAGCGTAAGCAAAGCTTACAAAGCTTAGCTCATGTGCACGACTCTATCACCAAATTATCTAATATTcttgtgaagaaaaatacagcCAATTCGAAAGATAAGGAGCAGATCAAGCTAGATTCAGATCTCTTGGAACGAGCTGCTACAGAATTCAATCAACTtaaatttcacatttccaGATGTAAAACAGATCTTACAGAGGCGCGAATCAAG ACGTGCAACGAAATAGGGCAGAGTTTGATGAGTAATCTAGATAAGATGTTTATATCCagcataaagaaaaaacagcctGAACTATTGATACGTTGTCTAAGAATATATGTTACCCTTGACAAAGTTTCGGATACAGAAAACCTCTTGCGTAGAAAGTTGATAGCTCCTCTGattgaaaatgtaattaatgaaataaCTCTGCAAAGTGAACCGCAAGGCTTGCGAGGCATCTACCAAAGATTACTGTCTATATTTGACGAAGACTTAGCCCAGCTTCTTACAATTACGTTATATCCAGATAG aatGTCTGTGAAAGGATTTAACTTCATAGTGAACAGTTTTTGGCCCGAAGTTGAAGAGAGGATTGAGTTGCATCTAAATTTAATATTTGCTCCGGGTAATCCTGAGTTGTTTCACAGG AGATATTTGGAAACACTAGAATTTCTAACAAAACTTGAAGAAGCTTGCTGCACTCCTGAGACATTGTCAGAATTAAAAGGGCATGCTCTGTATCATAGGTTTTTGGGAAAGTGGAATTTGCcagtatattttcaaatcagaTTTCAAGAAATAGCTGGTACTGTTGAAGCCGTACTATGTGAAGATATTTCTCCCTCGATGCTCAAAGAAAATACATCTGCGATTACATCAAATGAATTCACACTGCATCCAACCAATGTTGTTTGGGAATCCCTCATGAAAACGTGGGCAGATGGTATATTTCTCCCAAAACTATTACAGCG TTTTTGGAAATTGAGccttcaaattatttcacggTATCAAACATGGTGTAAAGTGGCAGTGACTCAA AGTTGGCCGGATGCTGCCAAGTCTACTACCAGTAACATTATTGAAACGGCACACCCACCTAGACTGcagtttttggtttttttatacactgACATAGAAaaactgatgaaaaatatgcCTTCATTTTTGGAGGTAGTGTGCAGTAAAATTACAAGCACAAACTCTACTCTTAAGAAGATATTTGAAG ATTGCTCAGCagaatctgagaaaaatttacaatctaCGCTACCACTTATCACCgatgaaataatgaaagaacTAATGTCTCAGAGTGCGATTCATTTGAAACAAGTTAGCGATATCCCTAGATTATTCCGTCGCACAAATAGAGAAGTGCCGACTAAACCTTGCACATATGTTAGCCATGTGATTGAACCCCTAACTAATTTTTACATGGAGTATAATTCAGCCATACCAGGTCTTGTTACGAAATTACTGGAGTCCACTGTGTCTTTGGTGTCAGAACA GTATTTACTGTCAGTAACTGATGTTTTAACATCTGTACAAAAAACTGAAGAGAGTCTGCGGAGGTTGAAGAAAATCAGAGACAAATCAACAGGAATATCATCGTCAGAGGGTAAAGGCATTGGTGACGATGAGAAAATCCGGATTCAATTAGAAATTGATGTacagaatttttatcaaatg ATAGGGAATCTAGGAATAATTGGAACCAATGTTTCCAATCTGAAGCAATTATTGCAAGTAGTTCAAGAGGCTTTAACAAGTCGAAATGAGACAAGATAA
- the LOC107222722 gene encoding alpha-soluble NSF attachment protein isoform X1, whose translation MGDNEQKAIQLMAEAEKKLTSSKGFFGSLFGGSSKVEEAVECYQRAANMFKMAKKWGAAGNAFCEAANLHGKAGSRHDAATNYVDAANCYKKSDPNEAVSCLLKAIEIYTDMGRFTMAAKHHQSIAEMYESESVDLDRAVNHYEQAADYFRGEESNSSANKCLLKVAQYAAQLENYDKAIQIYEQVASSSLESSLLKYSAKEYFFRAALCHLCVDVLNAQHAIERYQEQYPAFQDSREYKLIKTLIEHLEEQNLEGYTEAVKEYDSISRLDSWYTTILLRIKKQVNDNPDLR comes from the exons ATGGGTGACAATGAGCAGAAAGCCATACAGCTCATGGCTgaggcagaaaaaaaattaacttccTCGAAAGGTTTCTTTGGATCTCTTTTCGG AGGATCGTCGAAGGTAGAAGAAGCAGTAGAATGCTATCAGCGTGCAGCAAATATGTTCAAAATGGCAAAAAAGTGGGGAGCCGCAGGAAATGCATTTTGTGAAGCAGCTAATCTTCACGGCAAAGCTGGTAGCAGACACGATGCTGCGACAAACTACGTAGATGCTGCCAACTGTTATAAAAAGTCGGATCCAAATG AGGCAGTTAGCTGTCTTCTAAAAGCAATAGAGATATATACGGACATGGGAAGGTTCACAATGGCTGCTAAGCACCATCAAAGTATAGCAGAGATGTATGAGAGTGAGTCTGTCGACCTTGATAGAGCAGTAAACCACTACGAGCAGGCAGCCGACTATTTCCGGGGTGAAGAAAGTAACTCTTCCGCAAATAAATGTTTGCTCAAGGTGGCACAATATGCCGCCCAACTTGAGAATTACGACAAAGCGATCCAGATTTATGAACAG GTCGCCTCTTCGTCCCTCGAAAGCTCGCTGTTGAAATATAGTGCGAAGGAGTACTTTTTTCGTGCTGCATTATGCCATCTCTGCGTCGATGTTTTGAATGCTCAACACGCGATCGAACGTTATCAAGAACAATATCCTGCTTTTCAGGATTCTAGAGAATACAAACTTATCAAG ACGCTAATCGAGCACCTAGAAGAACAAAATTTGGAAGGATACACAGAAGCAGTTAAGGAGTATGATTCCATATCACGGTTGGATTCCTGGTACACAACGATCTTATTGCGCATTAAGAAACAAGTCAACGACAACCCAGACCTACGCTGA
- the LOC107222717 gene encoding dnaJ homolog subfamily C member 17: MDNLMDLDLYELVGSVSTATIKDIKTAYRKKALSCHPDKNPDNPKAAELFHQLSRALEILTDESARAAYDKVINAKVQAKLRSKQLDSKRKKLKEDLEAREEAYRKSQIQGENTKTDEQRLQDEIERLRTEGSKQVEEEVAFVRQQVLEELRKMRGTAGKSQSSNLNERRVKIKWKAAKDDPLNGGYDSSTLHQILSKHGDINILVVSSNKKGRALVEYARTDAAEMAIQIEKGLVSNPITLEWVCKPEMKTACDPSNIIGSLPKSRTLLFPSQDTSTSKPSMNFPSYSSAPNIFNVQNKISDLEFETSVLSNLRRAEERKRLIEKLTQEDG; this comes from the exons ATGGACAATTTAATGGACTTAGATTTGTACGAATTGGTTGGATCTGTTTCGACAGCTACGATAAAAGAC atAAAAACAGCGTACCGAAAAAAAGCGCTTTCTTGCCATCCAGACAAGAATCCTGATAATCCTAAAGCCGCAGAGTTATTCCACCAACTTTCGAGAGCTTTAGAAATATTGACTGATGAATCCGCCAGA GCGGCGTACGATAAGGTGATAAATGCAAAAGTTCAAGCTAAACTACGTAGTAAACAATTAGATTCAAAgcggaaaaaattgaaggaagaTTTGGAAGCACGGGAAGAGGCTTACAGAAAATCTCAGATACAAGGAGAAAATACTAAAACTGATGAGCAAAGACTTCAG GATGAAATAGAACGACTGCGTACTGAAGGTTCCAAGCAAGTCGAGGAAGAGGTAGCGTTTGTTCGTCAGCAGGTCTTGGAAGAGTTGCGTAAAATGCGAGGAACAGCTGGTAAATCACAGTCCAGTAATCTTAATGAACGGCGAGTCAAGATCAAATGGAAAGCAGCTAAAGATGATCCACTCAATGGTGGCTATGACTCTAGTACCTTACATCAGATTTTGTCAAAG CACGGAGATATCAATATATTGgttgtttcttcaaataaaaaaggacGGGCACTGGTTGAATATGCCAGAACCGACGCTGCA GAAATGGCAATACAGATAGAAAAAGGCCTTGTGAGTAATCCTATAACCTTGGAATGGGTATGTAAGCCTGAAATGAAAACAGCGTGTGATCCGTCAAATATAATCGGGTCACTACCAAAGAGTCGAACGTTGCTATTCCCATCTCAGGATACCTCTACGAGTAAACCAAGCATGAATTTTCCGAGTTACTCTTCAGCCCCTAATATATTT AATGTACAGAATAAAATATCCGATTTGGAGTTCGAAACTTCGGTGTTAAGCAACCTACGACGAGCCGAAGAACGCAAACGACTTATAGAAAAATTGACTCAAGAGGATGGttaa